The following is a genomic window from Gammaproteobacteria bacterium.
CACTATGACGGCAGCGGTGCGCAGAACAAGATCTCGATGGTCGCCGACATCGGTGCGGTTACCGGTATGGATCTGGGCGTGCACGTGTCCATCGGTGTTGGTCCGAACGCCAACAAGTACGTGGCCTTCGCCGACGGTCAGAAGGACATGGTCCTGATCACCGACATCAGCGATAACCCGAAGGTCGTCAAGGCCTTCAGGGTGGACTACGATCCGGTCGCACGCCAGGTCAACATCTCCCATGTATTCCCTGACCAGTCGACCGGCAAGTTCGATTACAACGACCGCAAGGGCATGAAGACCAGCCACGAGGCGATGCTCGGTGAGGAGCTGATGCCGGCCGATCCGACCGCAGTGTTTGTCGATGCCTTCACCTGGCACCCGGAGTTACCGCTGGGTGCCATCTTGATCCGTCGGCACGGCTGCTGCGCCATCATCAACACTGACACCTGGGAAGTGCTGACGCTGCTGTCCACCGCCAAGGGTGCCCCGGACAGGTTCCCGCTGGTCAAGCAGCAGGGCTACACCTGGACCTACTCGGTGCCGTCCGTGCTCACCCCCCTGCACGAGGCCGGTTTCATCACCAGCGGTGAATACTTCCTCGCCTGCAACAACGTGCTGCAGAACAACATCGCCGTGTACCGTTCGACGGATCCCGATCCGCTCAAGTGGAAGAAGGAGGCGTTCGTTGAGGGCTTCGGCAACAAGTATCTGCCGCTTCACATGGGCAACGTGCCGGACTCACGCTGGGCGTTCTTTACCATCTGGGCGCGCAAGCCGCACAACGGCTTCATCTGCAAGGTCGATCCCAAGACCTGGAAGGTGGTGGCGAAGTGGGATACCGGTCCGGACCCGCACACCTGCGACTGCACCGTCGATGGTCAGTACATCACCACGGTGTACAGCGGCCACCAGGCGGGCCAGTCGGGTCTGGTGGTAATCCACGCCGACTCCAACGAGATCGTCGCGCGCCTGCCCAGCCCGGGCGGTATGCACGATCACGTCGTGGTGCCGGAGAGTTGGGAAGGCCTCAAGTCCTCCCGCAGTACCTCGGTGTAGTACCCATGGATGCGGCCCGGTTAGCCGGGCCGCATCCCCTAATTTCCTGGAGCTTGCTAATGCTTGAATATCGCAAT
Proteins encoded in this region:
- a CDS encoding twin-arginine translocation signal domain-containing protein; translation: MSISRRKFMKGAMAASVAGAAGGLGMRSASAAVHDASAERQHSLFKEFKGNVILLPGKYSGAVSALDLSVPETMAWFNYGLLGIDMPIPHHIAALPSADPYQSFDFYQTMQPPAAPYVNENSPEWRDRGRFGMWKMHYDGSGAQNKISMVADIGAVTGMDLGVHVSIGVGPNANKYVAFADGQKDMVLITDISDNPKVVKAFRVDYDPVARQVNISHVFPDQSTGKFDYNDRKGMKTSHEAMLGEELMPADPTAVFVDAFTWHPELPLGAILIRRHGCCAIINTDTWEVLTLLSTAKGAPDRFPLVKQQGYTWTYSVPSVLTPLHEAGFITSGEYFLACNNVLQNNIAVYRSTDPDPLKWKKEAFVEGFGNKYLPLHMGNVPDSRWAFFTIWARKPHNGFICKVDPKTWKVVAKWDTGPDPHTCDCTVDGQYITTVYSGHQAGQSGLVVIHADSNEIVARLPSPGGMHDHVVVPESWEGLKSSRSTSV